Genomic segment of Campylobacter ureolyticus ACS-301-V-Sch3b:
AAATGAGCAAATTTTGAAATTTCAAGATAAGATAAATCATACCATATCCCTAAGAGCTGATAGCACAGTTGATGTTGTTAGGATAATTTTAAGGAGAATAAAAGATAAAAATTTAAATAAAATTTTTTATATTCAACCAGTTTTTAAATATCCAAGTTTAGAATTTTATCAAATAGGCGCTGAAATGATAGGGAAAAGAGATTTAAAACTTGCGCTTGAAATTTGCTCAATAGTTTTAGATCATTTTAAAATAAACTCAACTCTTCAAATCAGCAATATAGAAATTCCTCGTATAGTTTGCAAGCTTTTAAATATTGAAATAGAGGAGTTTGAAAAAGGCAATGGAACTTTATTTTTAGGCTCAGATAAAAAATGGCTAAGAGAACTTTCTAGAATAACTTCTTTAAGTGATTTAAAAAATGTCAAAAA
This window contains:
- a CDS encoding ATP phosphoribosyltransferase regulatory subunit; protein product: MDRAGLDHEIPNGSRLYFGELAKTKREFESFAASVFVKYGFDEIVTPYFSYHQHLSVPNEQILKFQDKINHTISLRADSTVDVVRIILRRIKDKNLNKIFYIQPVFKYPSLEFYQIGAEMIGKRDLKLALEICSIVLDHFKINSTLQISNIEIPRIVCKLLNIEIEEFEKGNGTLFLGSDKKWLRELSRITSLSDLKNVKKNIPNELKDPLEKMEDLSCNSTHKNIKLAPLYYSKMRYYDSLFFRFLGGNSIFCSGGDYEIDSLKSSGFAIMSDQVIQNLSKKD